From the genome of Cytobacillus firmus, one region includes:
- the moaC gene encoding cyclic pyranopterin monophosphate synthase MoaC, translating into MADFTHFNQEGRAKMVDVSDKPETARTAIAQSSITVNQEIYEKITSNSMKKGDVLAVAQTAGIMASKKTWDIIPMCHPLPLKGVDISFSWKAEEEEYDLIITASVKTKGNTGVEMEALTAASVCALTVYDMCKAVDKGMVIGPTFLIEKTGGKNGDFKRN; encoded by the coding sequence ATGGCGGATTTTACTCATTTTAATCAAGAGGGCAGGGCAAAAATGGTAGATGTCAGCGATAAGCCTGAGACGGCAAGGACGGCCATCGCTCAGTCAAGTATTACGGTGAATCAGGAGATATACGAGAAGATCACATCCAACTCCATGAAAAAAGGGGATGTACTTGCTGTTGCACAAACGGCAGGCATTATGGCGAGCAAGAAAACATGGGACATTATTCCGATGTGCCATCCGCTGCCGCTTAAAGGTGTGGACATTTCATTTTCATGGAAAGCAGAAGAGGAAGAGTACGACCTCATCATTACGGCTTCTGTTAAAACAAAAGGAAATACGGGTGTGGAAATGGAAGCGTTAACAGCTGCTTCTGTCTGTGCGCTGACCGTTTATGATATGTGCAAGGCTGTAGATAAAGGAATGGTAATTGGGCCAACCTTTTTAATAGAGAAAACAGGCGGCAAAAACGGAGATTTTAAACGAAATTAA